A window of Polaromonas hydrogenivorans contains these coding sequences:
- a CDS encoding electron transfer flavoprotein subunit alpha/FixB family protein, with amino-acid sequence MTSLVIAEHDNASIRPATLNTVTAAAQCGGEVHVLVAGKDAAAAAQAASQIAGVSRVIHVDGEHFAHGLAENMAAQVIAIASAYSHILFPATASGKNIAPRVAALLDVAQISDITKVDAVDTFERPIYAGNAIAIVQSLDAIKVITVRTTGFDAAASTGGSAAIDVVSGVADSGKSSFVGSEIAKSDRPELTAAKIIVSGGRALGSSEKFHQVLEPLADKLGAALGASRAAVDAGYAPNDWQVGQTGKIVAPQLYVAVGISGAIQHLAGMKDSKVIVAINKDGEAPIFSVADYGLEADLFTAVPELIAAL; translated from the coding sequence ATGACCTCTTTAGTCATCGCAGAACACGACAACGCCAGCATCCGCCCCGCCACCCTGAACACCGTGACCGCTGCAGCGCAGTGCGGCGGCGAGGTGCATGTGCTGGTGGCCGGCAAGGATGCCGCCGCAGCCGCCCAGGCCGCCTCCCAAATCGCCGGCGTGTCCAGGGTCATCCATGTCGATGGCGAGCACTTCGCCCACGGTCTGGCCGAGAACATGGCCGCGCAGGTGATCGCCATTGCCAGCGCCTACAGCCACATCCTGTTCCCGGCCACGGCGTCGGGCAAGAACATCGCCCCGCGCGTCGCGGCCCTGCTCGACGTGGCGCAGATCTCCGACATCACCAAGGTCGATGCCGTCGATACGTTCGAGCGCCCGATCTACGCGGGCAACGCGATTGCCATCGTGCAGAGCCTGGATGCTATCAAGGTCATCACCGTGCGCACGACCGGCTTTGATGCGGCGGCCAGCACGGGCGGCAGCGCCGCCATTGATGTCGTCAGCGGCGTGGCCGACAGCGGCAAGTCCAGCTTTGTGGGCAGCGAAATCGCCAAGAGCGACCGGCCCGAACTGACCGCCGCCAAGATCATCGTTTCCGGTGGCCGGGCGCTGGGTTCGTCCGAGAAGTTCCATCAAGTGCTCGAGCCGCTGGCCGACAAGCTCGGCGCAGCACTCGGTGCGAGTCGCGCGGCCGTCGATGCGGGCTACGCCCCGAACGACTGGCAGGTCGGGCAGACCGGCAAGATCGTCGCGCCGCAGCTGTACGTGGCCGTGGGCATCTCGGGCGCCATCCAGCATCTGGCCGGCATGAAGGACTCCAAGGTCATCGTCGCCATCAACAAGGACGGCGAAGCGCCGATCTTCAGCGTGGCGGATTACGGGCTGGAGGCTGATCTGTTCACCGCCGTGCCGGAATTGATTGCCGCGCTGTAA
- a CDS encoding acetoacetate--CoA ligase, producing the protein MQENTPPEGHGQVLWTPGPEQLQSSRLVKYQQWLSTKKGVHTQDYDELWRWSIEDVPGFWQSIWDFFEVQADGEREPAMVGEQMPGIQWFPNARLNFAEHVFRNATSGHPVMLARREGAPLREISWEELERTTAALAAQLRSWGVQPGDRVASYMPNLPETVIAFLACASVGAIWSSCAPDMGATVVLDRLRQIKPKVLFATDSYSYNGKNHDRSVVVNELLSGLPSVQRVVQVSGPLDGSRPLPWRDRHDWQGCVSQSAAPRYERLPFSHPLWILYSSGTTGLPKAIVHSHGGIVLTHLKSMALQNDLRPGDRLMFLGSTGWAVWNLQVGALLSGASIVLYDGNPAWPTGDALWRFMDEQDVTQLGCGAAYLINCMKDGVRPRDFARLAKLRTILSTGSPLSMDAYHWVYDAVKPDVWLASISGGTDIAACFVACAPTLPVHAGEIQCRELGVAAYAYNDAGESVVNEVGELVITKPMPSMPIYFWNDPDNKRYLESYFETYPGVWRQGDWIRFTEHGSAVIYGRSDSTINRFGIRMGTAEIYRVVEEMPEVRDSLVIDLEFLGRPSFMPLFVVLRPGAVLDEALQERIKHQISSKASARHVPNEVVQVTEIPRTLSGKKMEVPVRKLLLGSSPDKAASPDSMQNPGSLDFFVQYAKALKVKELST; encoded by the coding sequence ATGCAAGAAAACACCCCGCCCGAAGGCCATGGCCAGGTTTTGTGGACGCCCGGTCCGGAACAGCTGCAGTCCAGCCGACTGGTGAAATACCAGCAATGGCTCTCCACCAAAAAGGGCGTGCACACCCAGGATTACGATGAACTTTGGCGCTGGTCGATCGAGGACGTGCCAGGCTTTTGGCAGTCCATATGGGACTTCTTTGAAGTTCAAGCCGATGGAGAGCGAGAGCCTGCGATGGTTGGCGAGCAGATGCCCGGTATCCAGTGGTTCCCGAATGCGCGTCTGAACTTTGCGGAGCACGTTTTCCGTAATGCCACATCCGGGCATCCGGTGATGCTCGCACGCAGGGAAGGCGCCCCGCTTCGGGAAATATCCTGGGAAGAGCTGGAGCGTACGACCGCAGCGCTGGCGGCACAGCTGCGCAGTTGGGGCGTGCAACCCGGTGACCGCGTGGCCAGCTACATGCCCAATCTCCCGGAAACCGTGATCGCCTTCCTGGCCTGCGCCAGTGTCGGCGCCATCTGGTCCAGCTGCGCACCCGACATGGGGGCCACCGTGGTGTTGGACCGCCTGCGCCAGATTAAGCCCAAGGTGCTTTTCGCGACCGACAGCTACAGCTACAACGGCAAGAACCACGATCGCTCTGTTGTGGTGAACGAGCTGCTGTCAGGGCTGCCCAGCGTGCAGCGGGTGGTGCAGGTTTCGGGGCCGCTGGACGGAAGTCGTCCTTTGCCGTGGCGCGATCGGCACGACTGGCAAGGCTGTGTATCGCAAAGCGCGGCACCGCGCTACGAACGGCTGCCTTTCAGCCACCCCTTGTGGATTCTGTATTCCTCCGGAACCACCGGGCTGCCCAAGGCCATCGTGCACAGCCACGGCGGCATTGTGCTGACGCACCTGAAATCGATGGCGCTGCAAAACGATCTGCGACCGGGTGATCGGTTGATGTTTCTGGGTAGCACCGGGTGGGCTGTGTGGAACCTTCAGGTGGGCGCCCTGCTGTCAGGCGCATCCATTGTTCTCTACGATGGCAACCCGGCCTGGCCAACGGGCGATGCGCTGTGGCGCTTCATGGATGAACAGGATGTGACGCAGTTGGGCTGCGGAGCGGCCTACCTCATCAATTGCATGAAAGATGGTGTGCGCCCCCGAGACTTCGCCAGGTTAGCCAAACTCCGCACCATCCTCTCCACCGGTTCGCCGCTGTCGATGGACGCCTACCACTGGGTTTACGACGCGGTCAAACCTGATGTATGGCTGGCCTCCATCAGTGGCGGGACCGATATTGCCGCGTGCTTCGTGGCCTGCGCACCCACGCTGCCCGTGCATGCCGGCGAGATTCAATGCCGGGAACTTGGCGTGGCCGCCTACGCCTACAACGATGCTGGCGAGTCGGTGGTCAACGAGGTGGGCGAGTTGGTCATCACCAAACCCATGCCGTCGATGCCCATTTATTTCTGGAACGACCCGGACAACAAGCGCTACCTCGAGAGCTATTTTGAAACCTACCCTGGCGTGTGGCGCCAGGGTGACTGGATACGCTTCACAGAGCACGGCAGCGCAGTCATCTATGGGCGATCAGACAGCACGATCAACCGCTTTGGCATCCGGATGGGAACGGCTGAAATCTACCGGGTGGTAGAAGAAATGCCCGAGGTGCGCGACAGCCTGGTCATCGACCTGGAGTTTTTGGGGCGCCCCTCGTTCATGCCGCTGTTTGTGGTGCTACGGCCTGGCGCGGTACTGGACGAGGCACTGCAGGAGCGCATCAAGCACCAGATAAGCTCCAAGGCCTCTGCGCGCCACGTTCCCAATGAGGTTGTGCAGGTGACTGAAATTCCTCGCACGCTGAGCGGAAAAAAGATGGAAGTTCCCGTCCGGAAACTGCTGTTGGGTAGCTCGCCTGACAAGGCGGCCAGCCCGGATTCAATGCAGAACCCGGGCAGCCTGGATTTTTTTGTGCAGTATGCGAAGGCCCTCAAGGTGAAGGAGCTTTCGACGTGA
- a CDS encoding zinc-binding dehydrogenase, with translation MKAVFMTGHGGNEVVSIAMRPKPVRQPGQVLIRMQAATLNQVDLYMRNSGAGITHQLPQIMGLDGAGIVEEVDEHERVLAPGQSVVLHPAIGCGRCEFCQRGEVVLCTGIQYLGEHRDGTLAEYVSVPAQNVFPMPAGLSFAEAAALGVNHLTAWRMLFTKAQLKPWETVLIFGIGGGVSLAALQLAKLAGAQAIVTSRDDSKLQRARLAGADHLINSSTQDVVKEVMARTQGRGVDVVIENVGAAVWSSAMKSLVRGGRLVTCGATSGDQPPADIRRIFIRQLQIFGSTLGNFDEFRDLLRLTERTGLRPVIDSEFPLEQAHAALSRLESGQQFGKIAIRIGEA, from the coding sequence GTGAAAGCCGTATTTATGACAGGGCATGGCGGCAACGAAGTCGTCAGCATAGCGATGCGGCCCAAACCGGTACGCCAGCCCGGTCAGGTACTGATTCGCATGCAGGCGGCCACCCTCAACCAGGTGGATCTCTACATGCGCAACAGCGGCGCGGGCATCACGCACCAGCTGCCGCAGATCATGGGACTTGACGGCGCGGGCATCGTGGAAGAAGTCGATGAGCATGAGCGCGTGCTCGCGCCCGGTCAGTCCGTGGTGCTGCATCCGGCGATTGGCTGCGGGCGCTGCGAGTTCTGCCAGCGCGGCGAAGTGGTCTTGTGCACCGGCATCCAGTATCTGGGCGAGCACCGGGACGGCACGCTGGCCGAATACGTGAGTGTGCCGGCACAGAATGTCTTCCCCATGCCTGCCGGCCTGTCATTCGCAGAGGCGGCCGCACTGGGCGTCAACCACCTGACCGCCTGGCGCATGCTGTTCACCAAGGCGCAGCTCAAGCCGTGGGAGACGGTGCTGATCTTTGGCATAGGCGGCGGTGTGTCGCTGGCGGCCCTGCAGCTCGCCAAGCTGGCGGGCGCTCAAGCCATCGTCACCTCGCGCGACGATTCCAAGCTGCAGCGCGCCCGCTTGGCTGGCGCCGACCATCTGATCAACAGCAGCACGCAGGACGTGGTCAAGGAAGTGATGGCCCGCACCCAGGGGCGCGGCGTGGACGTGGTGATTGAAAACGTCGGCGCGGCCGTGTGGTCGTCGGCCATGAAGTCGCTGGTGCGCGGCGGCCGGCTGGTCACCTGCGGCGCCACCAGCGGCGACCAGCCGCCGGCGGACATCAGGCGCATCTTCATCCGCCAACTCCAGATATTCGGCTCGACGCTGGGCAACTTCGACGAGTTCCGCGATTTGCTGCGGCTGACCGAGCGCACCGGCCTGCGGCCCGTGATCGACAGCGAATTCCCGCTGGAGCAGGCCCACGCGGCCCTGAGCCGCCTGGAATCTGGCCAGCAGTTCGGCAAGATCGCCATCCGCATTGGCGAAGCCTGA
- a CDS encoding 3-hydroxyacyl-CoA dehydrogenase NAD-binding domain-containing protein — translation MSTVRTEQIGDVLLIEINNPPINAGSLTVRQGLSAAIEQLQTQPELVAGVIIGGGTTFVAGSDLREFGQPLQDPQMPAVIALIEACGKPVVAALHGAALGGGLELALACDARIALNGTLLGLPEVTLGIIPGAGGTQRLPRRVGVARAIQMVCSGERITADKALDLRLVDEVVAGDLQAHAMALARRLAGSKCRIRDEQVPTEDAAAIEQAEQTALRAGKRRPAVLAAIAAVKNAALLPIDEGLAHERAVFQQLRVSTEAYALRHQFFAEREAAKLPAALQAAPRPVQTVAVIGAGTMGAGIAICALDAGLNVILLEQDDVALQRGQQRVAEHYQSRVTAGKMKANVAAASEGRLSPTTDWAQLGRADLVIEAVFEDMAVKQEVFRKIDAHARPGAVLATNTSYLDVDAIAGLTARPQDVLGLHFFSPANVMKLLEVVRGQQTAADVLATGMALGKKLGKLPVLCGNTFGFIGNRIYNAYRKQCEFMLEDGAWPEDVDKALTDFGLAMGPFAVADLSGLDIAWRMRKAQAASRDPRERYVAILDQLCEQGRLGRKTGAGYYRYPDGKQVKATDAIVRAIIEQASGQRGITRRTLDATEIQRRALLAMVNEAALLLAEGVAARPSDIDVVLVQGYGFPRWEGGPVFWARQQDRAQLAQDLQRLAGESGHGFVVADLSVLLNP, via the coding sequence ATGTCCACAGTACGCACCGAACAGATCGGTGATGTCTTGCTGATTGAAATTAACAACCCGCCCATCAATGCCGGATCGCTCACGGTGCGCCAGGGCCTGAGCGCGGCGATAGAGCAGCTGCAGACCCAGCCTGAGCTGGTTGCAGGCGTCATCATCGGCGGCGGCACCACCTTCGTGGCTGGTTCCGACCTGCGCGAATTCGGCCAGCCGCTGCAAGACCCGCAGATGCCTGCCGTCATCGCGCTGATCGAAGCTTGCGGCAAACCGGTGGTGGCCGCGCTGCACGGCGCGGCGCTGGGCGGTGGCCTGGAATTGGCGTTGGCTTGTGACGCACGCATTGCGCTGAACGGCACGCTGCTGGGCCTGCCCGAAGTCACGCTGGGCATCATTCCCGGCGCGGGCGGCACCCAGCGCCTGCCGCGCCGGGTCGGTGTTGCCCGCGCCATCCAGATGGTCTGCAGCGGCGAACGCATCACGGCGGACAAAGCGCTTGATTTGCGGCTGGTCGATGAAGTCGTTGCCGGCGACTTGCAGGCCCATGCGATGGCGCTGGCGCGGCGGCTGGCGGGCAGCAAGTGCCGTATTCGCGATGAACAGGTTCCCACGGAAGACGCCGCAGCCATCGAGCAGGCAGAGCAGACTGCGCTGCGCGCCGGCAAACGCCGGCCGGCCGTGCTGGCGGCCATCGCGGCCGTCAAGAATGCCGCCCTGCTGCCCATCGACGAAGGCCTGGCGCATGAACGCGCGGTGTTCCAGCAACTGCGCGTGTCCACCGAGGCGTATGCGCTGCGCCACCAGTTCTTTGCCGAGCGCGAGGCGGCCAAGCTGCCGGCTGCGCTGCAGGCAGCCCCCCGCCCGGTGCAGACCGTGGCCGTGATTGGCGCCGGCACCATGGGCGCGGGCATTGCCATTTGCGCGCTGGACGCCGGGCTGAACGTGATCCTGCTGGAGCAGGACGATGTGGCCCTGCAGCGCGGCCAGCAGCGCGTGGCCGAGCATTACCAAAGCCGCGTGACAGCAGGCAAGATGAAGGCCAACGTGGCCGCCGCCAGCGAAGGACGCCTGAGCCCCACGACCGACTGGGCACAGCTGGGCCGGGCCGACCTGGTCATCGAGGCGGTGTTCGAGGACATGGCCGTCAAACAGGAGGTCTTCAGGAAAATCGATGCCCATGCGCGGCCAGGCGCGGTGCTGGCCACCAACACATCCTACCTGGACGTGGATGCGATTGCCGGGTTGACGGCCCGGCCGCAGGACGTGCTGGGCCTGCACTTCTTCAGTCCGGCCAACGTCATGAAGCTGCTGGAAGTGGTGCGCGGCCAGCAGACGGCGGCCGATGTGCTCGCCACCGGCATGGCCCTGGGCAAAAAGCTCGGGAAGCTGCCGGTGCTGTGCGGCAATACCTTCGGCTTCATTGGCAACCGCATCTACAACGCTTACCGCAAGCAGTGCGAATTCATGCTGGAAGACGGCGCCTGGCCGGAGGATGTGGACAAGGCGCTGACCGACTTTGGCTTGGCCATGGGTCCGTTCGCCGTGGCCGACCTGTCCGGCCTGGACATCGCCTGGCGGATGCGCAAGGCGCAGGCCGCCTCGCGCGATCCGCGCGAGCGCTACGTCGCCATCCTCGACCAGTTGTGCGAGCAGGGGCGGCTGGGCCGCAAGACCGGAGCCGGCTACTACCGTTATCCCGACGGCAAGCAGGTCAAGGCCACCGATGCCATCGTGCGCGCCATCATCGAGCAGGCCTCCGGCCAGCGCGGCATCACGCGCCGCACGCTGGACGCCACGGAAATTCAGCGCCGCGCCCTGCTGGCCATGGTCAACGAAGCTGCGCTGCTGCTGGCCGAAGGCGTGGCTGCTCGTCCCAGCGACATCGACGTGGTGCTGGTGCAGGGCTACGGCTTCCCGCGCTGGGAAGGCGGCCCGGTGTTCTGGGCGCGCCAGCAGGATCGGGCGCAACTGGCGCAGGACCTGCAGCGCCTTGCCGGTGAATCGGGCCATGGCTTTGTAGTGGCCGACCTGTCTGTTTTGTTGAATCCCTAA
- the pcaF gene encoding 3-oxoadipyl-CoA thiolase, whose product MMTQAFICDAIRTPFGRYGGALSSVRADDLGAIPIRALMARNPDVDWQMVADVIYGCANQAGEDNRNVARMSALLAGLPLEVPGGTVNRLCGSGLDALGTAARAIKSGEAGLMIAGGVESMSRAPFVMPKAESAFSRANSIQDTTIGWRFINQLMKERYGVDSMPETAENVATDYQISRQDQDQMALSSQLRAVSAQQAGYFDAEITPVSIAQKKGEPVLVSKDEHPRETSMEVLARLKPIVRPDGTITAGNASGVNDGACALLLADEASAARNGLTPRARIVGMATAGVAPRVMGIGPAPATQKVLALTGLGIEKMDVIELNEAFAAQGLAVLRMLGVPDDDPRVNAWGGAIALGHPLGASGARLATTAVNRLHQTGGRYALCTMCIGVGQGIAVILERV is encoded by the coding sequence ATGATGACCCAAGCCTTTATCTGCGACGCCATCCGCACCCCCTTCGGCCGCTACGGCGGCGCCCTGAGCAGCGTTCGCGCCGACGACCTGGGCGCGATTCCCATCCGGGCCTTGATGGCGCGCAACCCGGACGTGGACTGGCAGATGGTTGCCGACGTGATCTACGGCTGCGCCAACCAGGCCGGCGAAGACAACCGCAATGTGGCGCGCATGAGCGCATTGCTGGCCGGGCTGCCGCTGGAAGTGCCGGGTGGCACGGTCAACCGCCTGTGCGGCTCGGGTTTGGATGCCTTGGGCACGGCAGCGCGCGCCATCAAGTCGGGCGAGGCCGGCCTGATGATCGCCGGCGGCGTCGAGAGCATGAGCCGCGCGCCGTTTGTCATGCCCAAGGCAGAGAGCGCTTTCTCACGCGCCAACAGCATCCAGGACACCACCATTGGCTGGCGCTTCATCAACCAGCTGATGAAGGAACGCTACGGCGTCGATTCGATGCCCGAAACCGCCGAGAACGTCGCCACCGACTACCAGATCAGCCGCCAGGACCAGGACCAGATGGCTCTCAGCAGCCAGCTCAGGGCCGTTTCGGCGCAACAGGCGGGCTACTTCGATGCCGAAATCACGCCGGTCAGCATTGCCCAGAAAAAGGGCGAGCCTGTCCTCGTCAGCAAGGACGAGCATCCGCGCGAAACCTCGATGGAAGTGCTCGCCAGGCTCAAGCCCATCGTGCGCCCCGACGGCACCATCACGGCGGGCAACGCCAGCGGCGTGAACGATGGCGCCTGCGCGCTGCTGCTGGCTGATGAAGCCAGCGCCGCCAGGAACGGCTTGACGCCTAGAGCCCGCATCGTCGGCATGGCGACCGCTGGCGTGGCGCCGCGCGTCATGGGCATCGGCCCGGCGCCGGCAACGCAAAAGGTGCTGGCGCTGACGGGCCTCGGCATCGAGAAGATGGACGTGATCGAACTCAACGAGGCGTTTGCCGCGCAGGGCCTGGCCGTTCTGCGCATGCTTGGCGTGCCCGACGACGACCCGCGCGTCAACGCCTGGGGCGGCGCGATTGCGCTGGGCCATCCGCTGGGCGCCAGCGGCGCGCGCCTGGCCACCACGGCGGTCAACCGGCTGCACCAGACCGGCGGGCGCTACGCGCTGTGCACCATGTGCATCGGCGTGGGACAGGGCATTGCCGTGATCCTGGAACGGGTGTGA